The genomic region AAAATAAAGTTTTATAAGATTTTAAGGAGGAGACGATGGCTAAGGCAAAATTTGAGAGGAAGAAGCCGCATGTAAATGTAGGAACGATAGGGCACATTGATCATGGAAAGACCACACTTACAGCAGCGATAACGAAGTATCTGGAACTTAAGGGATTGGCGCAGTACAGGAGTTATGACCAGATAGACAATGCACCTGAGGAGAAAGCGAGGGGGATAACGATAAACACAGCCCATGTAGAGTATGAGACAGACAAGAGGCATTATGCACATGTAGACTGTCCTGGACATGCAGACTACATAAAGAACATGATAACGGGTGCGGCGCAGATGGATGGCTCCATACTTGTAGTGGCAGCCAATGATGGACCTATGCCACAGACAAGGGAGCACATACTGCTTGCCAGGCAGGTAGGAGTGCCGTACATAGTAGTATTTATGAACAAGACAGACATGGTAGATGATCCTGAGTTGCTTGACTTAGTAGAGCTTGAAGTGAGGGAATTGTTGAGCAAGTATGGATTTCCTGGGGATGAGATACCGATAATAAGGGGCAGTGCATTGAGGGCATTGGAAAGCAGCAGCAGAGATCCGAATGCAGCTGAGTACAAACCCATACAGGAGCTACTTGATGCGCTGGACAACTACATACCAGAGCCTGAGAGGCCGATAGACAAGCCATTTTTAATGCCCATAGAGGATGTATTCAGCATCTCTGGTCGTGGGACAGTAGTGACGGGTAGAGTAGAGAGAGGGATAATAAAAGTAGGAGATGAAGTAGAGATAGTGGGATTAAGGGAGACACGGAAGACAGTAGCCACAGGGGTAGAGATGTTTCGTAAGATACTTGATGAAGGAAGGGCAGGAGACAACATAGGAGTACTGTTAAGGGGGATAGGCAAGGATGAAGTAGAGCGTGGGATGGTGTTGGCGAAGCCAGGGAGCATCACACCGCATACAAAGTTTAAGGCAGAAGTTTATGTATTGACGAAGGAAGAAGGGGGGAGACACACACCCTTTTTCAATGGATACAGGCCGCAGTTTTACTTTAGGACAACGGATGTAACAGGAGTGATAAAGTTACCTGAGGGAGTGGAGATGGTAATGCCTGGGGACAATGTTAATCTGACAGTGGAGCTGATAGCGCCGATAGCGATGGAGGAGGGACTAAGGTTTGCAATAAGAGAAGGTGGAAGAACAGTAGGTGCAGGTGTAGTCACAGAGGTGCTGGAGTAAAAAATGAGAGATATAATCCTACTTCAGTGTACAGAATGTAAAAGTAAAAACTACTCCACAACCAAGAATAAAAAGACTACGCCTGATAAGTTACAATTAAAAAAATATTGTAAGCATTGTAGAAGACATACATTACATAAAGAAACAAAAGCTTAAGAATAGGCCAGTAGCTCCAACGGATAGAGCACCGGACTCCAAATCCGGGGGATGGGGGTTCAAATCCCTCCTGGCCTGTTCATTATGTTTTTTTGAGGTGAGAGATGATATCAAAGCTTAAGAATTTTCTTAATGAAGTAAAAATAGAGGCAAAAAAGGTTAATTATCCTAAAAAACACGAGGTAATAGCCTCTACTTGGGTAGTAATTGTAACAGTGGTTTTAATCTCCTTTTTTCTCGGTTTAATAGATTTTGTTTTATCAAGAATTGTAACTGCATTTATCAGGTGAAAATATGGCAAAACAGTGGTATGTGGTTCATACAATGTCAGGTTTTGAAGAAAAGGTGAAAGCTTCAATTGAAGAAAGAGTTAAGAGCAAGGGGCTTGAGGATAAAATTTCAAGAATCCTGATTCCAACTGAAAGGATAATTGAAGTCAAAGGGAAAAAGAAAAAAGAGCAGGAAAAGAAATTTTATCCGGGATATATTCTTGTAGAGATGGAACTGAATGAAGATACATGGCATTTGATAAGAACCACTCAGAGAGTAACAGGATTTGTGGGCGGTAAAAAACCTGCACCTATTCCAGAAGAAGAAGTGGAAATGATTCTGCAGCAATTGGAGAAAGGCAAGGCTCCACAAATTAAAACTCATTTTGAAAAGGGAGAAACAGTGAGAATTACCGATGGTCCATTTACTAATTTTACAGGATACATTGATGAAGTAGATTCTGAACATGAAAGAGTTAAAGTTATGGTAAGTATTTTTGGAAGGCAGACACCTGTAGAACTTAATTTTTCACAGGTTGAAAAGGTTTAAAGGAGGAATAAATTATGGCAAAAAAGGAAGTAACTGCACAGGTAAAACTTGTAATACCTGCAGGTAAAGCAAATCCTGCTCCGCCGGTAGGACCTGCACTGGGTCCACATGGTATCAACATTATGGAATTTTGCAAACAGTTCAATGCCCAGACACAGAATATGGGAGACACTCTCATTCCTGTTGTATTAACTATCTATAAGGATAGGTCCTTTACTTTCATACTCAAGACTCCTCCTGCAAGTGAGCTCATTAAAAAGGCTGCTGGAATTATTAAAGGTTCTGGTGCAACAGGAAAGGAAAAGGTAGGCACATTAACAATGAAACAAGTTGAAGAAATAGCAAAAACAAAACTACCAGATTTAAATACAAAGTCCTTAGAGGCAGCAATGAAAATGATTATTGGCACTGCAAAAAGCATGGGTGTGGAGATAAGGGGGTAACATAGATGGGTAAAAAATTAGCTGCTGTGAAAGAAAAATTAGATACTACAAGGGAGTATACGCTTGAGGAAGCAATTGATTTTCTAAAAGAAAACAGCTTTACTAAATTTGATGAGACTGTTGAGATGGCAATAAATTTAGGAGTGGATCCGAGAAAATCAGATCAAGTTGTTCGTAGTACTGTAGTTCTTCCCCATGGAACGGGAAAACAGGTTAGGGTTCTGGTTTTTGCTAAAGGTGAAAAAGAAAAAGAAGCAGAACAGGCTGGAGCTGATTATGTAGGAGCAGAAGATTTAATAGAGAAGATTCAGCAGGGATGGCTTGAATTTGATAGGGCTATTGCAACTCCTGATATGATGGGACAGGTTGGTAAACTCGGTAAAATCCTTGGTCCAAGAGGATTAATGCCAAATCC from Thermodesulfovibrio sp. 3907-1M harbors:
- the tuf gene encoding elongation factor Tu, whose translation is MAKAKFERKKPHVNVGTIGHIDHGKTTLTAAITKYLELKGLAQYRSYDQIDNAPEEKARGITINTAHVEYETDKRHYAHVDCPGHADYIKNMITGAAQMDGSILVVAANDGPMPQTREHILLARQVGVPYIVVFMNKTDMVDDPELLDLVELEVRELLSKYGFPGDEIPIIRGSALRALESSSRDPNAAEYKPIQELLDALDNYIPEPERPIDKPFLMPIEDVFSISGRGTVVTGRVERGIIKVGDEVEIVGLRETRKTVATGVEMFRKILDEGRAGDNIGVLLRGIGKDEVERGMVLAKPGSITPHTKFKAEVYVLTKEEGGRHTPFFNGYRPQFYFRTTDVTGVIKLPEGVEMVMPGDNVNLTVELIAPIAMEEGLRFAIREGGRTVGAGVVTEVLE
- the rpmG gene encoding 50S ribosomal protein L33, with the translated sequence MRDIILLQCTECKSKNYSTTKNKKTTPDKLQLKKYCKHCRRHTLHKETKA
- the secE gene encoding preprotein translocase subunit SecE; translation: MISKLKNFLNEVKIEAKKVNYPKKHEVIASTWVVIVTVVLISFFLGLIDFVLSRIVTAFIR
- the nusG gene encoding transcription termination/antitermination protein NusG, producing MAKQWYVVHTMSGFEEKVKASIEERVKSKGLEDKISRILIPTERIIEVKGKKKKEQEKKFYPGYILVEMELNEDTWHLIRTTQRVTGFVGGKKPAPIPEEEVEMILQQLEKGKAPQIKTHFEKGETVRITDGPFTNFTGYIDEVDSEHERVKVMVSIFGRQTPVELNFSQVEKV
- the rplK gene encoding 50S ribosomal protein L11 — encoded protein: MAKKEVTAQVKLVIPAGKANPAPPVGPALGPHGINIMEFCKQFNAQTQNMGDTLIPVVLTIYKDRSFTFILKTPPASELIKKAAGIIKGSGATGKEKVGTLTMKQVEEIAKTKLPDLNTKSLEAAMKMIIGTAKSMGVEIRG
- the rplA gene encoding 50S ribosomal protein L1; this translates as MGKKLAAVKEKLDTTREYTLEEAIDFLKENSFTKFDETVEMAINLGVDPRKSDQVVRSTVVLPHGTGKQVRVLVFAKGEKEKEAEQAGADYVGAEDLIEKIQQGWLEFDRAIATPDMMGQVGKLGKILGPRGLMPNPKLGTVTFDIAKAVKEAKAGKIEYRTDKGGVVHVPIGKLSFDKEKLVENAIAVLKSVIKAKPPTSKGKYIKKVVLSSTMGPGLKIDISKLKL